A window from Gopherus flavomarginatus isolate rGopFla2 chromosome 4, rGopFla2.mat.asm, whole genome shotgun sequence encodes these proteins:
- the RIPPLY2 gene encoding protein ripply2 — MESAYIRCCPSLQGFSSRRCSKGQHGAGEFWRPWIPTQRDAERQLRRNQSVLYSPYGMTEASGKLTQYTHPVRLFWPKSRCYDYLYREAEALLKNFPVQATISFYEDSDSEDDNAELEQDSGIESDC, encoded by the exons ATGGAGAGCGCATACATCCGCTGCTGCCCTTCACTTCAGGGGTTTAGCTCCCGGAGATGCTCCAAAGGACAACACGG GGCCGGGGAATTCTGGAGGCCTTGGATCCCTACCCAAAGAGATGCAGAGAGACAGCTGAGAAGAAATCAAAGTGTG CTGTATAGTCCATATGGGATGACAGAAGCTTCAGGAAAACTTACCCAATATACACATCCAGTTAG ACTATTTTGGCCCAAGTCAAGGTGCTATGATTACTTATATCGAGAAGctgaagcacttctgaaaaacttCCCAGTTCAAGCCACAATTTCCTTTTATGAAGACTCAGATAGTGAAGATGACAATGCTGAACTGGAGCAAGATTCGGGAATAGAATCTGATTGCTAA